One window from the genome of Pelobates fuscus isolate aPelFus1 chromosome 13, aPelFus1.pri, whole genome shotgun sequence encodes:
- the RIIAD1 gene encoding RIIa domain-containing protein 1, with protein MAEPDTGALGPHQQDRLRDWKIQTRISDETYLREHKEVYLLLSYFTRDVLLRRPDNIREFAADYFTNPSVADEIREKMRLNKEVAVGLVECNNQSI; from the exons ATGGCGGAGCCCGACACCGGGGCCCTAGGGCCACATCAACAGGACAGACTTCGAGACTGGAAG ATTCAAACTCGGATTTCTGACGAGACATACCTGAGGGAGCACAAGGAGGTGTATCTGCTGCTTTCGTATTTTACACG GGATGTCCTGCTGAGGCGACCAGATAATATTCGGGAGTTTGCGGCAG ATTACTTCACAAATCCATCTGTGGCAGACGAGATCCGGGAGAAGATGAGATTGAACAAGGAGGTGGCTGTGGGTCTGGTTGAATGTAACAATCAGTCAATCTGA